From Humisphaera borealis, the proteins below share one genomic window:
- a CDS encoding alpha-E domain-containing protein, whose protein sequence is MTPLPSTVLEPVDTIAPKFRSHRASRPMLARDADSMYWMSRYVERSEHVARLLLVNSNLLMDVGELAPTLEQKQWQGLLQILRLDPELPQGESSLSSRVGMFLTFGHDNPNSILNCVTRARENARAIRDNISAEMWESINTLYWSLKSDDARAHLEESPEEFYRHIMTGSMLFQGLTDQTLAHDQGWRFTQLGKYLERADITCRVIETRFHILRSADGVIAGALRNIYWMAVLRSCCAIEFYRRQHVGDMDPIKVASFLILEPNFPRSIRFSVQQSYRAMSAIRAEVNPLAIDPAERVLGRLNADLEYAEANEIMDEGLPNYLLRIQNDLAEAAIAMQKNYFMF, encoded by the coding sequence ATGACTCCTCTTCCTTCTACTGTCCTGGAGCCGGTCGATACGATCGCCCCGAAATTCCGGTCGCACCGGGCATCGCGTCCGATGCTCGCGCGCGACGCCGACTCGATGTACTGGATGAGCCGATACGTCGAGCGGTCCGAGCACGTTGCCCGGCTTCTGCTGGTGAACTCCAACCTGTTGATGGACGTTGGCGAGTTGGCGCCGACGCTCGAACAGAAGCAGTGGCAGGGCCTGCTGCAGATTCTGCGACTCGATCCGGAGCTGCCCCAGGGCGAGTCGTCGCTGTCGTCCCGCGTGGGCATGTTCCTGACGTTCGGCCACGACAACCCCAACAGCATTCTCAACTGCGTCACGCGGGCCCGCGAAAATGCCCGCGCGATTCGAGACAACATCTCGGCCGAGATGTGGGAGTCGATCAATACCCTCTACTGGTCGCTCAAGAGCGACGACGCCCGCGCACACCTCGAAGAGTCGCCGGAAGAGTTTTACCGGCACATCATGACCGGCTCGATGCTCTTCCAGGGCCTGACCGACCAGACGCTGGCGCACGACCAGGGGTGGCGATTCACGCAGCTCGGAAAGTACCTGGAGCGGGCTGACATCACCTGCCGGGTGATCGAGACGCGGTTTCACATTCTCCGCTCGGCCGACGGCGTCATTGCCGGCGCGCTGCGGAACATCTACTGGATGGCCGTCCTGCGGAGCTGCTGCGCGATCGAGTTTTATCGCCGGCAACACGTGGGCGACATGGACCCGATCAAGGTGGCGTCGTTCCTGATCCTGGAGCCCAACTTCCCGCGGAGCATCCGCTTCTCGGTGCAGCAGTCGTATCGGGCCATGAGCGCGATCCGGGCGGAGGTCAACCCGCTGGCGATCGACCCCGCCGAGCGCGTGCTGGGCCGCCTCAATGCCGACCTCGAATACGCCGAGGCCAACGAGATCATGGACGAAGGCCTGCCGAACTACCTGCTCCGTATCCAGAACGACCTGGCCGAGGCGGCGATCGCCATGCAGAAGAACTATTTCATGTTCTAG
- a CDS encoding FHA domain-containing protein codes for MMSSLVNARPGTAARQCPILKPIDGSAIATPIAINRPVCVVGDRSRVHLVLPSPLVSRSHALIVDDSDGLYVRDLSSSNGVIVNDKRVRERLLADGDRLRMGPFAFSCRIPQAAPDDIQEPVPAEIHGDDFTPVSLGERRTTLIGSRGGCDVRVRGIGVSPVHAVVFRRRGRWFIRDLSSEGGTRVFGRLIREAELLGGEQIRIGTAAIWYIRPELESPASEQAAENITVNPTGATADTLALDDVQPMEIGPGEAAFSPLPSQGENWTRSDGFDAAQVTADDLGLDGPGSETALASASNLLSLDPERTLVEASRSVLTLADLIDTPMTSDDLGLNDENPVRSIEEADASGEIGPEADAGPQDLDGKDTAALAPSPRTALPSNNTDGTRRARSRPAARPTPIDAGAAFEHEVIGNPEESGALPEFSALLGIDSALADMGLGDDAPPQRPPSGERFHPHTSGSDMYSAPSVPRDQIPWFRDLSFVPLVAGWAKCPGCGTAFPLHPAGSAGRTGD; via the coding sequence ATGATGTCCTCCCTCGTCAACGCACGACCCGGAACGGCCGCACGTCAGTGCCCCATTCTCAAGCCCATTGACGGAAGCGCGATCGCAACGCCGATCGCGATCAATCGGCCGGTGTGCGTGGTCGGCGACCGCTCCCGCGTGCATCTGGTCCTGCCATCTCCCCTGGTCAGCCGGTCGCATGCCCTCATTGTCGATGACAGCGACGGGCTGTACGTGCGGGACCTGTCCAGCAGCAATGGCGTGATCGTCAACGACAAGCGTGTTCGCGAGCGGCTGCTCGCCGACGGCGACCGCCTGCGAATGGGGCCGTTCGCCTTTTCCTGCCGCATTCCTCAGGCCGCCCCTGACGACATTCAAGAGCCGGTTCCGGCGGAGATTCACGGCGACGACTTCACCCCCGTATCCCTCGGCGAGCGGCGGACCACCCTCATCGGCTCGCGCGGCGGGTGCGACGTGCGGGTTCGCGGCATCGGCGTCTCACCCGTTCACGCCGTCGTCTTCCGCCGACGCGGACGCTGGTTTATCCGCGACCTGTCCTCCGAAGGCGGAACACGCGTCTTTGGCCGACTCATCCGCGAGGCCGAACTCCTCGGCGGGGAACAGATTCGCATTGGCACGGCCGCGATTTGGTACATCCGGCCTGAGCTTGAGTCCCCAGCATCGGAGCAGGCTGCCGAAAACATCACCGTGAATCCCACGGGAGCAACCGCCGACACGCTGGCGCTCGACGACGTCCAGCCGATGGAAATTGGGCCCGGCGAAGCAGCCTTCAGCCCCCTGCCGTCGCAAGGTGAGAACTGGACCCGCAGCGACGGCTTCGACGCCGCCCAGGTCACTGCGGATGACCTGGGACTCGACGGCCCGGGTAGCGAAACGGCGCTCGCCAGCGCTTCGAACCTGCTATCGCTCGACCCCGAAAGAACGCTGGTAGAGGCCTCGCGAAGCGTTCTCACGCTCGCGGACCTGATCGACACGCCGATGACCTCGGATGATCTCGGGTTGAATGACGAAAACCCGGTGCGATCGATCGAGGAAGCCGATGCCAGCGGCGAGATCGGGCCGGAGGCCGATGCAGGCCCGCAGGATCTCGACGGGAAGGACACCGCCGCTCTCGCCCCCTCTCCGAGAACTGCTCTACCCTCCAACAACACAGACGGAACGCGGCGCGCTCGATCCCGGCCGGCGGCCAGACCAACGCCTATCGATGCGGGCGCGGCGTTCGAGCATGAAGTCATCGGTAACCCCGAAGAATCCGGCGCCCTACCGGAGTTTTCCGCACTGCTGGGGATTGATTCGGCGCTGGCAGACATGGGTTTGGGCGACGATGCCCCACCGCAGCGGCCGCCATCCGGAGAGCGGTTCCATCCGCATACGAGCGGGTCCGATATGTACTCGGCCCCTTCGGTCCCTCGTGACCAGATCCCCTGGTTTCGCGATCTGTCTTTTGTGCCCCTGGTCGCCGGTTGGGCCAAGTGCCCCGGCTGTGGGACGGCGTTTCCCCTGCATCCTGCGGGCTCAGCCGGGCGGACAGGCGACTAG
- a CDS encoding transglutaminase family protein: MLLKLIHRTELDYSDLISESVIELRMSPRQELDQHRLSFTLAIGPATPALSYFDWLGNLVHSFTVNSFHRRIEIEATSIVETDRPRPQVEKFSDTWPIDPALIDYKYYDFLQFGNPVVDSPQLRELAAMINAQPGDSLGEIALRCLHLINDKFTYKQGVTNSASPITEILQHGQGVCQDFTHLMIGLARALRIPARYVSGIVHPDAQKYRGFTETHAWCELFIPSAGWVGFDVANNCMVGGNFVKVAIGRNFLDVPPNKGVYRGKAGEKISARVSSEVLHAIPADMAAERVEALTVPTFPTGVVIHRDMINQQQEQQQQGVYTQQQMQQQQQAYRKTLR, encoded by the coding sequence ATGCTTCTCAAACTCATCCATCGCACCGAGCTGGACTACTCCGACTTGATCAGCGAGTCGGTCATCGAACTGCGCATGTCGCCGCGGCAGGAGCTGGACCAGCACCGGCTCTCGTTCACCCTGGCGATCGGCCCGGCCACGCCGGCGCTGAGCTACTTCGACTGGCTCGGCAACCTGGTCCATTCGTTCACGGTCAACAGCTTTCACCGGCGGATCGAGATCGAAGCCACCAGCATTGTCGAGACCGACCGTCCGCGCCCGCAGGTGGAGAAGTTCTCCGATACCTGGCCGATCGATCCGGCGCTGATCGATTACAAGTACTACGACTTTCTTCAGTTCGGCAACCCGGTCGTCGATTCGCCACAGCTCCGCGAACTGGCGGCGATGATCAACGCACAGCCCGGCGACAGCCTGGGCGAAATCGCGCTGCGCTGCCTGCACCTGATCAATGACAAGTTCACCTACAAACAGGGCGTGACCAACTCGGCCAGCCCGATTACAGAAATTCTTCAGCACGGCCAGGGCGTCTGCCAGGACTTCACGCACCTGATGATCGGGCTGGCGCGGGCGCTGCGGATTCCGGCGCGTTACGTGAGCGGCATCGTCCATCCCGACGCCCAGAAATACCGCGGTTTCACAGAGACCCACGCCTGGTGCGAACTGTTTATCCCGTCGGCCGGCTGGGTGGGGTTTGACGTAGCCAACAACTGCATGGTGGGTGGCAACTTCGTCAAGGTCGCGATCGGTCGGAACTTCCTGGACGTGCCGCCCAATAAGGGCGTTTACAGGGGCAAGGCGGGCGAAAAGATCAGCGCCAGGGTCAGCAGCGAGGTGCTCCACGCCATCCCCGCCGACATGGCCGCCGAACGCGTCGAAGCGCTGACCGTCCCGACGTTTCCCACTGGCGTGGTCATTCACAGGGACATGATCAATCAGCAGCAGGAACAGCAGCAGCAAGGCGTCTATACCCAGCAGCAGATGCAGCAGCAGCAACAGGCGTATCGGAAGACGCTGAGGTGA
- a CDS encoding circularly permuted type 2 ATP-grasp protein, translated as MFQNYELDGLYDEMFVEQGKPRAHYAAASARLEGMGHDAFLKRVGMADLTFRNQGVTFTVYKDSAGVEKIFPFDLIPRIIPADEWTKIEKGLVQRLAALNAFCHDIYHDQRILKEKVIPPELIYGAKFFRREMFGVNVPRNTYIHICGTDLIRSKEGEYLVLEDNGRTPSGVSYVLENRTVMKRVFPALFSAYRVRSIEDYPYNLLQTLRYSAPSHAHDPTVVVLTPGVFNSAYFEHSFLARQMGVEVVEGRDLVVDSNFVYMRTTAGLKRVDVIYRRIDDDFIDPLTFRPDSVLGVPGLMNAYRCGNVALANACGTGVADDKAVYPYVPRMIKFYLGQEAILPNVKTYICAEDDDQKFVLANLDKLVVKATNESGGYGMLMGHQATKAERAEFAEKIKEDPRNYIAQPIVQLSQCPSFVDGKFEGRRVDLRPYILYGEKTIVMPGGLTRVALRKGSLVVNSSQGGGSKDTWVLEEGDTPPPAQMAALPADARQVPVGV; from the coding sequence ATGTTTCAAAACTACGAACTCGACGGGCTTTACGACGAAATGTTCGTCGAGCAGGGCAAACCGCGCGCACATTATGCGGCCGCTTCAGCTCGCTTGGAGGGTATGGGTCACGATGCCTTCCTCAAGCGCGTCGGCATGGCCGACCTCACCTTCCGCAATCAGGGCGTTACCTTCACCGTCTATAAGGACTCGGCCGGTGTCGAGAAGATCTTCCCCTTCGACCTGATCCCCCGCATCATCCCCGCCGACGAATGGACCAAGATCGAGAAGGGGCTGGTGCAACGACTCGCGGCGCTCAATGCGTTCTGCCACGACATCTACCACGACCAGCGCATTCTGAAGGAAAAGGTCATTCCGCCGGAATTGATCTACGGCGCTAAGTTCTTCCGCCGAGAGATGTTCGGCGTCAACGTCCCGCGGAACACGTACATTCATATCTGCGGTACCGACCTGATCCGATCGAAAGAAGGCGAATACCTCGTCCTGGAAGACAACGGTCGCACGCCCAGCGGCGTGTCCTACGTGCTGGAAAACCGCACGGTGATGAAGCGCGTATTCCCGGCCCTGTTCAGCGCCTATCGCGTGCGGTCGATCGAGGACTACCCGTACAACCTGCTGCAAACCCTCCGGTACTCGGCCCCGAGCCATGCCCATGACCCGACGGTCGTCGTGCTCACGCCCGGCGTTTTCAACTCGGCGTACTTCGAGCACAGCTTCCTGGCCCGGCAGATGGGCGTGGAAGTGGTCGAAGGCCGCGACCTCGTCGTCGACAGCAACTTCGTCTACATGCGGACGACGGCGGGCCTGAAACGGGTGGACGTGATTTATCGCCGGATCGACGACGACTTCATCGACCCGCTCACGTTCCGCCCGGACAGCGTGCTGGGCGTGCCCGGGCTGATGAACGCCTACCGCTGCGGCAACGTCGCGCTGGCCAACGCCTGCGGGACGGGCGTCGCCGACGACAAGGCGGTCTACCCCTACGTGCCGCGGATGATCAAGTTCTACCTCGGCCAGGAAGCGATCCTGCCGAACGTCAAAACCTACATCTGCGCCGAGGACGACGACCAGAAGTTCGTGCTGGCGAACCTCGACAAGCTGGTGGTGAAGGCGACCAACGAATCCGGCGGTTACGGCATGCTCATGGGCCACCAGGCGACCAAGGCCGAGCGGGCGGAGTTCGCCGAGAAGATCAAGGAAGACCCGCGTAACTACATCGCGCAGCCCATCGTGCAGCTCAGCCAGTGCCCCAGCTTCGTGGACGGAAAGTTCGAAGGGCGCCGGGTCGATCTTCGGCCGTACATCCTGTACGGGGAAAAGACGATCGTCATGCCCGGCGGCCTGACCCGCGTGGCGCTTCGCAAGGGCAGCCTGGTGGTGAACAGTTCTCAGGGAGGTGGGTCGAAGGACACGTGGGTACTGGAAGAGGGGGATACGCCCCCGCCGGCCCAGATGGCGGCGCTGCCCGCCGACGCGCGGCAGGTGCCCGTGGGTGTCTAA
- a CDS encoding GNAT family N-acetyltransferase: MQTPGELSITVRSYRASDRQACQRLFLEGLIGGRIAEGDAGSDIDAIDAHYMADEGSRFWVAEVPDAAGVPLVVGMVGVLTHQEGTAEIRRLRVDEQFRRRGIGTALMEQAVRFCQENNYLRIILDTYMDRDPAIKLFEKFQFRHGRTRKTEAKDLLYFYLDLYGRRVPEGE, from the coding sequence ATGCAGACCCCGGGCGAATTGTCCATCACGGTAAGAAGCTATCGCGCCTCCGACCGGCAGGCGTGTCAGCGGTTGTTTCTGGAGGGGCTGATCGGGGGGCGAATTGCCGAGGGCGACGCCGGATCAGATATCGACGCGATCGACGCGCATTACATGGCTGACGAAGGCAGCCGATTCTGGGTTGCCGAAGTACCCGACGCCGCCGGTGTGCCACTGGTGGTCGGCATGGTGGGCGTGTTGACGCATCAGGAGGGCACGGCCGAAATCCGCAGACTTCGCGTGGACGAACAGTTCCGACGCCGCGGTATTGGCACTGCCCTCATGGAGCAGGCCGTTCGGTTCTGCCAGGAAAACAACTATCTGCGGATTATTCTCGACACCTACATGGATCGGGACCCGGCGATCAAACTCTTCGAGAAGTTTCAGTTCCGCCACGGCCGAACGCGCAAGACCGAGGCCAAGGACCTTCTCTATTTCTATCTCGATCTTTACGGTCGCAGGGTGCCTGAAGGGGAGTAG
- a CDS encoding PA14 domain-containing protein, with protein sequence MPKMINARSICVVLLAVAFVAVVPLAAQDAEKKPSHIFDFGGFDDAPATQPTVRERSRPPAPPVPARTPVPGVVTPSTPKPPTPAPPTPKPPVSDPPPTVPPSPGPSIPVAPPVAPDTTQALLPVPVPTEASRGILAVNKLYANELTAAQDRMSRRNMALKIDAASSGADLSATERYAAAMVALQVAVLSGDAPLAVRMADRVANRFAVDELSLRSTMVLDMAAKAITPHDGHALATAAIPVIEAATREDDFDLAEKLTLAAEQCAVRAVARDSVLAGRVRTIAGDMRATKAQHALAKPALDAIAAGTATPAQRTMAGKYVCFSKGYWSRGLPILTDCDDPKLKAVALADLAMPLAANDRMTLADRWWTIASAEAPGSRAHVMDRAAYWYRELLPQIADQDRNTPQVRITQAVAAMRKLEPGLIAEIFHDPGLRLRQRVRIDPVIVGDFSSKLPDPNVDPDIFGVRWTGMIKAPRTGTYTFNVKVKESIRIWIDGMMVLRSDNPTNKATVDVLMVEGLHDIRIHYNSRWDKSMVRITWTSAGQFTDQEIGGQYLFHDARAGGEYLAAGSLMSDPLDRTARVGGLGGGFYDGVAPDAMGTLAGFRITTGSFYSHPIIKSIVPVFQDSIGQQTDGQMYGSPGGSPQSVVARPGYAVASVTAKGGQRLDGFKVTFARVNPNGSLKLADTYESEWVGGNTGGKETLLGGDGRTVVGICGRGAADIDSMGLILRGKPVAGNAMSIVSARWGGPGNKWADVTVRVRVMVRDNKPMNATHTDLMSDPTPGKRKKLEIIYNDQGIKKSITFDENEVIAIPGVISR encoded by the coding sequence ATGCCGAAGATGATCAACGCCCGATCCATTTGCGTGGTTCTTCTCGCCGTGGCTTTCGTGGCGGTCGTGCCTTTGGCGGCACAGGATGCCGAGAAGAAGCCGTCGCATATCTTCGACTTCGGTGGATTCGACGATGCCCCGGCGACGCAACCCACGGTGCGCGAGCGATCGCGACCTCCGGCGCCACCGGTTCCAGCGCGGACACCCGTCCCGGGCGTGGTGACGCCATCGACGCCAAAGCCGCCGACGCCAGCGCCCCCCACGCCGAAACCCCCGGTATCCGATCCGCCGCCGACCGTCCCGCCATCACCTGGCCCCTCGATCCCAGTCGCGCCTCCGGTCGCCCCCGACACGACGCAGGCGTTGCTGCCGGTGCCGGTTCCGACCGAGGCCAGCCGGGGCATCCTCGCAGTCAACAAGCTCTACGCCAATGAGCTGACGGCGGCGCAGGACCGGATGTCCCGCCGCAACATGGCACTCAAGATCGATGCCGCCTCCAGCGGCGCCGATCTAAGCGCGACCGAACGGTACGCCGCCGCGATGGTCGCTCTGCAGGTGGCTGTCCTGTCGGGCGATGCCCCACTGGCCGTGCGGATGGCCGATCGAGTGGCGAATCGCTTCGCCGTGGACGAGCTGTCGCTGAGGTCCACCATGGTGCTCGACATGGCCGCCAAGGCAATTACTCCACACGACGGCCACGCGCTGGCGACGGCGGCGATTCCCGTCATCGAGGCGGCGACGCGCGAAGACGACTTTGACCTGGCCGAGAAACTGACACTCGCCGCCGAACAATGCGCGGTGCGGGCGGTGGCGCGGGATTCGGTATTGGCAGGGCGGGTGCGAACGATCGCCGGTGATATGCGGGCGACAAAGGCGCAGCACGCGCTGGCCAAGCCCGCGCTCGATGCCATCGCCGCCGGCACCGCTACGCCGGCGCAGCGCACGATGGCAGGGAAATATGTCTGTTTCTCCAAGGGCTACTGGTCGCGCGGCCTGCCGATCCTGACCGACTGTGACGACCCGAAGCTCAAGGCGGTCGCGCTGGCCGACCTGGCCATGCCACTGGCCGCCAATGACCGCATGACCCTGGCAGACCGGTGGTGGACGATCGCCAGTGCCGAGGCGCCAGGCAGCCGCGCCCATGTCATGGACCGCGCGGCCTATTGGTATCGCGAGTTGCTACCGCAGATCGCCGACCAGGACCGCAACACTCCTCAGGTGCGAATCACCCAGGCCGTCGCGGCGATGCGCAAGCTCGAGCCGGGCCTGATCGCCGAGATCTTCCACGACCCCGGCCTGCGCCTTCGGCAGCGGGTGCGGATCGATCCCGTCATCGTCGGCGATTTCTCGAGCAAACTCCCCGACCCCAACGTCGATCCCGACATCTTCGGCGTCCGCTGGACGGGCATGATCAAGGCACCGCGGACCGGCACCTACACCTTCAACGTCAAGGTGAAGGAATCGATCCGCATCTGGATCGACGGCATGATGGTGCTGAGATCAGACAATCCGACAAACAAAGCCACCGTTGACGTGCTGATGGTGGAAGGACTGCACGACATCCGCATCCACTACAACAGCCGGTGGGACAAGTCGATGGTGCGGATCACCTGGACGTCGGCGGGGCAGTTCACCGATCAGGAGATCGGCGGTCAGTACCTGTTTCACGACGCCCGCGCCGGCGGAGAATACCTCGCCGCCGGCTCGCTGATGTCCGATCCGCTGGACCGCACGGCGCGGGTGGGTGGTCTCGGCGGCGGGTTTTACGACGGCGTCGCGCCCGACGCGATGGGCACGCTCGCCGGGTTCCGCATTACGACCGGCTCGTTCTATTCCCACCCGATCATCAAGTCGATCGTGCCGGTGTTTCAGGATTCCATCGGCCAGCAGACCGACGGGCAGATGTACGGCTCGCCTGGCGGGTCGCCGCAGTCGGTGGTTGCACGGCCGGGCTATGCGGTGGCGTCCGTCACCGCCAAGGGCGGCCAGCGGCTTGACGGGTTCAAGGTGACCTTCGCCCGGGTGAATCCGAACGGATCGCTGAAGCTTGCCGACACCTACGAATCGGAATGGGTCGGCGGCAATACTGGAGGAAAGGAAACGCTGCTGGGCGGCGACGGCCGCACGGTGGTCGGCATCTGCGGGCGGGGCGCGGCAGATATCGATTCGATGGGCCTGATCCTGCGTGGGAAACCCGTCGCCGGGAATGCGATGTCGATCGTCTCGGCACGGTGGGGCGGGCCGGGCAACAAATGGGCGGATGTCACCGTTCGCGTGCGGGTGATGGTCCGCGACAACAAGCCGATGAACGCGACCCACACCGACCTGATGTCCGACCCCACGCCGGGCAAACGCAAGAAGCTGGAGATCATCTACAACGACCAGGGGATAAAGAAGTCGATCACCTTCGACGAAAACGAGGTGATCGCGATTCCGGGTGTCATTTCCCGGTAG
- a CDS encoding metallophosphoesterase family protein, whose amino-acid sequence MLLGILSDTHGRVHAMAEGMRLLRAAGATYFLHCGDVGTEEVLDHLAGEPSGFVFGNTDWDRSTLRRYAGQIGVSCLENYGSLDLGGKKIAITHGDDAARLRLVLAEQEHDYLLVGHTHIAGEQRFDRVRVINPGALHRATVKSVALLNLETDELRWIEVASAGV is encoded by the coding sequence ATGCTTCTCGGCATTCTCAGCGATACTCACGGACGCGTCCACGCGATGGCGGAGGGGATGAGGCTCCTCCGTGCCGCCGGTGCGACCTACTTTCTTCACTGCGGCGATGTCGGAACTGAAGAGGTGCTTGACCACCTTGCCGGCGAACCCTCGGGGTTTGTCTTCGGCAATACTGATTGGGACCGCAGCACCCTTCGTCGTTACGCCGGGCAGATCGGCGTTTCCTGCCTTGAAAACTACGGCTCGCTGGACCTGGGTGGCAAGAAGATCGCGATCACCCACGGCGACGACGCCGCCCGCCTGCGGCTCGTGCTGGCCGAGCAGGAGCATGACTACCTTCTGGTCGGCCATACCCATATTGCCGGCGAGCAGCGGTTCGACCGGGTCCGCGTCATCAACCCGGGGGCGCTGCACCGGGCTACGGTCAAATCCGTCGCCTTACTGAACCTGGAAACAGACGAGCTACGCTGGATCGAGGTCGCTTCCGCTGGCGTGTGA
- a CDS encoding GlcG/HbpS family heme-binding protein, producing MAVNDISLAQAHAAIVAAQAKATEINTKMDIAVVDAGGNLKAFARMDGAWLGSIDISIKKAKTSRMFDMPTGAIGKLSQPGGPLYQIEVSNGGLITFPGGVPIKDAKGNVIGAIGVSGSSVENDHAVAEAGASAVK from the coding sequence CTGGCCGTCAATGACATCAGCCTGGCCCAGGCCCACGCCGCGATCGTGGCCGCCCAGGCCAAGGCGACCGAAATCAACACCAAGATGGACATCGCCGTCGTTGACGCCGGCGGCAATCTCAAAGCTTTTGCCCGCATGGACGGCGCATGGCTCGGAAGCATTGACATCTCGATCAAGAAGGCCAAGACGAGCCGCATGTTCGATATGCCAACCGGCGCGATCGGCAAGCTCTCGCAGCCCGGCGGCCCGCTGTACCAGATCGAAGTCTCCAACGGCGGCCTGATCACATTCCCGGGCGGGGTTCCGATCAAGGACGCCAAGGGCAACGTGATCGGAGCGATCGGCGTCTCAGGTTCGAGCGTCGAGAACGATCACGCCGTCGCCGAAGCCGGTGCCAGCGCGGTGAAGTAA
- a CDS encoding SMP-30/gluconolactonase/LRE family protein: protein MTTARAIPVFALVLTLGFASASRAADDYKLGADSQRVEGVPQGKVTAYKFNKSKVFPGTERDYHVYIPAQYDGKTPACVMIFFDGGGFQNDKGGYRATVVMDNLIHKKEMPVTIGVFVNPGVIPPPATAAKGKDDKGNPVDPLPRMNRSYEYDSPTDLNARFLIEELLPEATKDLNVVKDGNGRGLCGGSSGGIAAWVAAWERPAEFSRVISFIGSFTNLRGGQDCSSLIRKHEGKPIRVFLQDGSNDLDIYSGSWWVGNNDMMSALRFAGYDYQWAPGDGGHNGKHGGSLLPDALRYIWKDYPNPVAKPQFQNAKDQRNVVGEILIPGEEWQVVVEGLAGSEGPAAHADGSVMFTEGRTGKIHRIAPDGKVTLFAENAEGPDGAEFGPDGKLYVACNKTNKIVRHTADGKMEVVASDIMPNDLVVTATGHVYVTDHKNQQVWHITPTGEKTVADKGLNFPNGIVLTPDQSQLIVSDMKGAGLYAYQIKADGSLTNKALYYYAQIPPNTSNSGIDGLTVDRDGRLYACSPIGIQVFDQAGRVFAIVNKPVAGKPMSSVAIGGPDLSYLYVTCGEKVYRRKIKPKGVIFYAGPVVPGKPRM, encoded by the coding sequence ATGACAACCGCCCGCGCTATTCCGGTCTTCGCACTCGTCCTGACACTCGGCTTCGCCTCCGCCTCCCGCGCCGCCGACGACTACAAGCTGGGTGCCGACTCGCAGCGGGTCGAAGGCGTCCCGCAGGGCAAGGTGACGGCGTACAAGTTCAACAAGAGCAAAGTCTTTCCCGGCACCGAACGAGACTACCACGTCTACATCCCCGCCCAATACGACGGCAAGACGCCAGCTTGCGTGATGATCTTCTTCGACGGCGGCGGGTTTCAGAATGACAAGGGCGGCTACCGCGCCACCGTCGTCATGGACAACCTGATCCATAAGAAAGAGATGCCGGTCACGATCGGCGTCTTCGTCAATCCCGGCGTCATCCCGCCGCCGGCAACCGCGGCCAAGGGGAAGGACGACAAGGGCAATCCCGTCGATCCGCTGCCCCGCATGAACCGCAGCTACGAGTACGATTCGCCGACCGATCTCAATGCCCGCTTCCTGATTGAAGAACTCCTTCCAGAAGCGACCAAGGATCTCAATGTCGTCAAAGACGGCAACGGCCGGGGTCTCTGCGGCGGCAGCAGTGGCGGAATCGCGGCGTGGGTGGCGGCATGGGAACGGCCGGCGGAGTTCAGCCGGGTCATCTCGTTTATCGGATCGTTCACCAACCTTCGCGGCGGGCAGGACTGCTCATCGCTCATCCGCAAGCACGAAGGCAAGCCGATCCGCGTTTTCCTGCAGGATGGCAGCAACGACCTGGACATCTACTCCGGCTCCTGGTGGGTCGGCAACAATGACATGATGTCTGCCCTGCGATTTGCCGGCTACGACTACCAGTGGGCCCCCGGCGACGGCGGCCATAACGGCAAGCACGGCGGATCGCTCTTGCCCGATGCCTTGCGGTACATCTGGAAGGACTACCCCAATCCCGTCGCCAAGCCGCAGTTCCAGAACGCCAAGGACCAGCGCAACGTCGTCGGCGAGATTCTGATCCCCGGGGAAGAGTGGCAGGTGGTGGTCGAAGGTCTCGCCGGCAGCGAAGGCCCGGCAGCCCACGCCGACGGAAGCGTGATGTTCACCGAAGGCCGCACGGGCAAGATTCACCGGATCGCGCCCGACGGCAAGGTGACCCTGTTCGCCGAGAACGCCGAGGGACCGGACGGGGCGGAGTTTGGCCCTGACGGCAAGCTCTACGTCGCGTGCAACAAGACGAACAAGATCGTCCGCCATACGGCCGACGGGAAAATGGAAGTCGTCGCCAGCGACATCATGCCCAACGACCTGGTCGTGACGGCGACCGGCCATGTCTACGTGACGGACCACAAGAACCAGCAGGTCTGGCACATCACCCCGACCGGCGAGAAGACGGTGGCGGACAAGGGGTTGAACTTCCCCAACGGCATCGTGCTGACGCCGGACCAGAGCCAGCTCATCGTCTCGGACATGAAAGGGGCGGGGCTGTACGCGTATCAGATCAAAGCCGACGGCAGCCTGACCAACAAGGCGTTGTACTACTACGCCCAGATCCCTCCGAACACGAGCAACAGCGGTATCGACGGCCTGACGGTGGACCGTGACGGCCGGCTGTACGCCTGCTCGCCGATCGGCATCCAGGTGTTCGACCAGGCCGGCCGCGTGTTCGCGATCGTGAACAAGCCGGTCGCGGGAAAGCCGATGAGCAGCGTCGCGATCGGCGGACCGGACCTGTCGTACCTGTACGTAACCTGCGGCGAGAAGGTGTATCGGCGGAAGATTAAGCCCAAAGGTGTGATCTTCTACGCCGGGCCGGTGGTCCCCGGGAAGCCGCGGATGTAG